TACAAAATTAAAGCCTTCTATTTTTACAATTCTTTTCGGAAGCATGAGCTTTTTTATGTTGTCTTTATCATTAAAAGCTCTACCGGTAGGAACAGCCTATGCGATATGGACTGGCATAGGATCAGCGGGCAGTGTATTGATCGGTATGTATTGGTTTAAAGAACCCAAAAATAGAATGCAATTAGTGTTAATATCTTGTGTTGTCATTTCTGTCATTGGTCTTCGCGTAGCTGAAGGTTGATTTTGTCAGAGCATTCAGATAGAATGAAAGTATTAATTTAAGGAGGTGAGGAAGGGATGTCTAACGCTTTTGTACGTACGGAATTTATGGATTATGTATCAATTTGCCGTGCGATTTTTCATGAAGTAGCTGCCGATGGGACAGGTGTGTCCAAAAACAGCAACTTCATAGGAAACAAAGCGTAAGGCTCTCTTACCCTGCTTCAGGCGGAATGTATAAATTTACTGAAAAGAGAGCGGCAAATTTGTCGCTCTTTTTTATTTGCTTTAAGTATCTTAAGGTTTTAGTAGACTTAAAGTGAAATGATGCCATATTCAACCACAGGTGAGGTGTATCCTTATCTGTGGTTTTTTGTATGCTTATCTGAATGAAAGGACTGATTATAATGATCGTTACAGCACAAACGATTAGTAAGATGCTTGGTGGGACTCTTATTTTTGAACATATATCTTTTGAGATAAATGCGAAGGAACGTGTAGGTATTGTTGGAAGGAATGGTTGTGGAAAGACGACTCTTTTTCAATTGTTAGCAGGTGTTGAGCAGGTAGATGATGGAATGATTTATTATAAAAAAGGGACAGAGATCGGATACTTAGCCCAAATTCCAAACTATCCAGGGGTACTGGTAGAAGATGTCTTAAGAAAAGCTTTTAGTGATCTTGTAGAAATGCAAGAACGAATGAACGTACTTGAATCTCAAATGGCGAATGGACAAGAAACCAAACGTGAACTCAAAGAATATGGGCAATTGCTTGAGAGTTTTACTTGTATGGGAGGATATGAAATAGATTCATCTATTCAAAGTGTAGCGAATGGACTTGGTATTCAGCATTTGTTGAATGCATCATTCGATCGTTTGAGTGGAGGAGAGAAGACAAAAATAAGTCTAGGGTTACTGTTATTAAAAGAACCAGATTTGCTCTTACTTGATGAGCCAACAAATCACCTTGATGTGGAAGCGGTTGAGTGGCTTGAAAGCTTTTTGAAGCAATATAGTGGAACGGTCTTAATGATCTCACATGATCGGTATTTTCTTGATGAAGTGGTTACGAAAATCATGGATCTTGAAGATGGTGAGTTAACCGTCTATCACGGATCTTATAGTGAGTTTGTAAAGAAAAAAGAAGAGCTGTTGCTCACAGAGTTTGCTGCCTATCAGGAACAGCAAAAGAAAATCAAAAAAATGAGAGAAGCGATCAAACGTTTAAGAGAGTGGGCTAATCAAGCTAATCCTCCGAATGCCGCCCTTCATAAGCGTGCAAGAAATATGGAGCGTGCTCTAGAGCGTATGGACAAATTGAGACGTCCGGTTTTAGATCGGAAGAAAATTGGCCTGGACTTTGAGGTGAAGGAGCGCAGTGGAGAAGATGTTCTCTCTTTTGAAAATGTTACAGCGGGTTATAAACAAAACGTATTATTTACTGAAGTTGATTTGCACGTAAGGTACGGTGAGCGGGTCGCTATTGTTGGGAGAAACGGAAGTGGAAAGACAACGCTTCTAAATGTTCTGCTCGGAAATGTAGATCCTTCTATTGGACAAGTAAAGGTAGGCGGAAGTGTGAAAATCGGTTACCTTTCTCAACATGTCCTAGAAGATCGTGGAGAAGAACGTGTCATTGATGTCTACCGTGAATCAGCAAAAGTATCAGAAGGAGACGCTAGACATGAATTAGCTCGATTTTTATTTTACGGATATGACGTTTTTGCTAAGATTTCTTCCTTGAGTGGTGGCGAGAAGATGCGTTTACGTCTTGCTGAATTGATGAGTAAGGATCTAAATTTATTAGTTCTTGATGAGCCAACAAATCATCTCGATATTGACTCCAGAGAGGTATTAGAGGATGCGATTGAGCGCTTTCCTGGGACGATCGTTTGTGTCTCGCATGATCGCTATTTTCTGAATAAGTGTTTTCCAGTGACATATTGGATTGAAAATCAACACCTTTACCAGCATTTGTATAGTTATTCAGAAGCTAAGATAAAGCACGAGGAAATGATTAATGGTTGGAGGTCAAGGAAGAGTATAGTCCCGTCACCTCCCATTCAGAAGGTGGAAAATAAAACGAAATCGAATTCAATAGAATGTGAGCTTGAGGAAATTGAGTCCCTGATTGATCAAATCGATCAGATGCTTAATGAAATGAAGGACCTTACAGAGCTTCAAGCCTTATTTGATGAAAAAGAGAAGCTGAGCATCAAACGAGAATCATACTATGACATCTTACTGGAGGAAGAATCATGACAGAGAGAAATGTAATGAATAAGGTATATTTCCCCCTTACAATCGATAGTCTTGAAAAAGATTTGAAAGAGCTTGGGGTAAAGGACGGAATGACATTAATCGTTCATACATCTTTAAGCTCGTTAGGATGGGTATGCGGGGGTGCAGAAGCTCTTATATTAGCATTGATAAGAGCTGTTGGAGAAGAAGGAACGATTGTCATGCCAGCGCAGTCAGCGAGTAATTCAGAGCCAGCAGACTGGATGAATCCGCCAGTTCCAGAAGAGTGGTGGCCTATTATTCGAGAGAATATGCCAGCATTTTGCTGTGATACCACTCCTACGCGTGGCATGGGAGTGGTAGCGGAGTTGTTTAGAACATTCCCAGGTGTCGTGCGCAGTTATCATCCGATGTATTCGTTTGCTGCCTGGGGCAAACATAAATACTTCATTACAAATGACCATTCAATTGAGAATGGTTTTGGAGAGAACTCTCCTCTTGGAAAGATATATAAGCTTGATGGAAAAATCCTTATGCTTGGAGTAGGTCATGATAGTAACACTTCATTTCACCTTTCTGAACACGCTTCAACCAAGAAGGAACGCTCAGAAAAGTCTGCAGCATTAATCGAAAATGGTGAACGAGTATGGAAAACATATACAGAGATTGATTATGATTCAGATTGCTTTGATCAAATTGGGTTTCAATTTGAAAATAAAGAACACTTTAGAAGAATGAAGATAGGTGCTGCCATATGCAAACTTTTTAATCAACGAGATCTCGTTGATTTTGGACGTAGGTGGTACGAAGAACGTTCTAATTGAATAAAGGAGGAGAAGATAACGTCATTTGTTATCTTCTTTTTTTGAATTAAAGAATAGTTGCAGGAAAACGGCTATTTTTAAAGAAGATATGTAAGTATTCATATCCCTCAAAAGACCCGCTGCACGAATATCATATTTTAGAAGGAGAAGCTATGAATCATAACGAGAATACAGCTATCTATAGACGTTCGGGCCCTCCTCCTGAGAATGAAACTAAGGAACCGAGGGATGATAAATTAGCAGGATTAGTTAAGTACTACGAAAGTTCTACTACAGCACTAGTTGTTCAAAAAGAAGAAAAGTGGCTTTATTTAAATGATGCGGCCGTTCATCTTCTCGGGTTTGAACACTTCAGTGAACTCGAAGGTAAGTCAATTTGGGAGACGGTTCATCCAGAAAATAGAGAGGTTGTTTCAAAGCGGATCGAAGCTTCTATTAATGGTGTTAACCCTGGAGTGCTCGTTCAAAGATGGTTGAAAAAGGACGGATCCTATATCCCTGTTGAAGTTACTGGGATTCCTGTGGAGAATTTTCTTGGGCAAACGACAGCGATTATTAAAAAGGTGGATTATGATCGTGCCAATGTACAAAATACTCTTGAAAACTATCAACTCATTACAGAGAATATGAATGAAATTATAAGCTTACTTGATCCTAAAGGAAATCTACTATACGTTTCACCTTCATATAGAGCCTACGCAAGAGAAGGAATTGAAGATGAAATTGGACGTAGTTCAATTCGATATGTGCATGAAGAAGACAAGGAACGTGTAAGAAAAGAATTTTTTAAATTAGTCAAATATCGACAGCCACTTATCATTCAATACCGCATGCAGCGTAAGGATGGGATATATCGTTACATTGAATCACAGGGGACATGTATTTCTAATGAAAATGAGCGATCTTATGTTGTCGTTTCAAGAGATGTTACGGAGAGGCATGAGGCCGAAATGCTGCTTCATTGGAATGAAAAAAAGCATCGTATGATTCTAGAACATAGCAATGATTTAATTTGTATGATGAATAATGAAGGAACATCTGTTTATGCATCACCTTCTTATAAGGAAGTATTAGGATATGAACAGAATGAAGTTGTAGGAAAAGATATTTTAACATTTATTCATCCAGAGGATTTTGAAAAGTGTCAGAGAGCCATTCAGAAATTAACTGAAACCAAACAGCCTATTACGACTATTTATCGTAAACTGCATGCTTCTGGACATGATATTATACTTGAAGCAAAAGGAATGGCCGTTATTGATGAAGAGGGAAACGTCAATCATTTCGTGTTTATTTCAAGAGATATCACTGAAAAGATTCAACTTCAACAATACCGCGAAAATATTGAGAAACTT
The sequence above is drawn from the Pseudalkalibacillus hwajinpoensis genome and encodes:
- the abc-f gene encoding ribosomal protection-like ABC-F family protein; this encodes MMIVTAQTISKMLGGTLIFEHISFEINAKERVGIVGRNGCGKTTLFQLLAGVEQVDDGMIYYKKGTEIGYLAQIPNYPGVLVEDVLRKAFSDLVEMQERMNVLESQMANGQETKRELKEYGQLLESFTCMGGYEIDSSIQSVANGLGIQHLLNASFDRLSGGEKTKISLGLLLLKEPDLLLLDEPTNHLDVEAVEWLESFLKQYSGTVLMISHDRYFLDEVVTKIMDLEDGELTVYHGSYSEFVKKKEELLLTEFAAYQEQQKKIKKMREAIKRLREWANQANPPNAALHKRARNMERALERMDKLRRPVLDRKKIGLDFEVKERSGEDVLSFENVTAGYKQNVLFTEVDLHVRYGERVAIVGRNGSGKTTLLNVLLGNVDPSIGQVKVGGSVKIGYLSQHVLEDRGEERVIDVYRESAKVSEGDARHELARFLFYGYDVFAKISSLSGGEKMRLRLAELMSKDLNLLVLDEPTNHLDIDSREVLEDAIERFPGTIVCVSHDRYFLNKCFPVTYWIENQHLYQHLYSYSEAKIKHEEMINGWRSRKSIVPSPPIQKVENKTKSNSIECELEEIESLIDQIDQMLNEMKDLTELQALFDEKEKLSIKRESYYDILLEEES
- a CDS encoding PAS domain-containing sensor histidine kinase, with the protein product MNHNENTAIYRRSGPPPENETKEPRDDKLAGLVKYYESSTTALVVQKEEKWLYLNDAAVHLLGFEHFSELEGKSIWETVHPENREVVSKRIEASINGVNPGVLVQRWLKKDGSYIPVEVTGIPVENFLGQTTAIIKKVDYDRANVQNTLENYQLITENMNEIISLLDPKGNLLYVSPSYRAYAREGIEDEIGRSSIRYVHEEDKERVRKEFFKLVKYRQPLIIQYRMQRKDGIYRYIESQGTCISNENERSYVVVSRDVTERHEAEMLLHWNEKKHRMILEHSNDLICMMNNEGTSVYASPSYKEVLGYEQNEVVGKDILTFIHPEDFEKCQRAIQKLTETKQPITTIYRKLHASGHDIILEAKGMAVIDEEGNVNHFVFISRDITEKIQLQQYRENIEKLALIGDVAAGFAHEIRNPLTSIKGFVKLLARQEESDRTYHQIIEDELTNIEEVVNGFISLGKPEASEVAEVSLLKLIKNAITVLTPQASSKNIRINISSQLKSIVIRCQRNQMKQVFINILKNSVEAIEQDGQIDVILEENQNGVIIEIHDNGMGIDEERLERIGVPFYTNKEKGIGLGMTVSNKIITEHRGRLKIESKPGQGTKVLIQLPKE
- a CDS encoding aminoglycoside N(3)-acetyltransferase, producing the protein MTERNVMNKVYFPLTIDSLEKDLKELGVKDGMTLIVHTSLSSLGWVCGGAEALILALIRAVGEEGTIVMPAQSASNSEPADWMNPPVPEEWWPIIRENMPAFCCDTTPTRGMGVVAELFRTFPGVVRSYHPMYSFAAWGKHKYFITNDHSIENGFGENSPLGKIYKLDGKILMLGVGHDSNTSFHLSEHASTKKERSEKSAALIENGERVWKTYTEIDYDSDCFDQIGFQFENKEHFRRMKIGAAICKLFNQRDLVDFGRRWYEERSN
- a CDS encoding DMT family transporter: MAWIALLIAGLGEVGGVISLKLSEGFTKLKPSIFTILFGSMSFFMLSLSLKALPVGTAYAIWTGIGSAGSVLIGMYWFKEPKNRMQLVLISCVVISVIGLRVAEG
- a CDS encoding RAxF-45 family protein; its protein translation is MSNAFVRTEFMDYVSICRAIFHEVAADGTGVSKNSNFIGNKA